From Eptesicus fuscus isolate TK198812 chromosome 13, DD_ASM_mEF_20220401, whole genome shotgun sequence, the proteins below share one genomic window:
- the TRIM68 gene encoding E3 ubiquitin-protein ligase TRIM68: MDPAALVEAVVEELACPICMAYLREPVSIDCGHSFCHSCLAGLWEVPGESQNWGYTCPLCRTPVQPGNLRPNWQLANVVEKVCLLGLHPGMGLKGDVCELHGEQLKMFCKEDGLITCETCSRSSEHEAHSVVPMEDVAWEYKWKLHEALEHLRKEQEEAWKLEVGERKRTATWKIQVETRKQSIVWEFEKYRQLLKHKPPGQQLETEAASALASLEREERETRQKLELNHDALIQQSRVLCRLIAELEERSQRPVRWMLQGIREVLNRSKSWSFQRPEPVSLELKTDCRVPGLREILKTYAADVRLDPDTAYSRLIVSEDRKCVRYGDTNQKLPDNPERFYRYNIVLGSQCISSGRHYWEVEVGDRSEWGLGVCKEDVDRKEVVYLSPNYGFWVIRLRKGNEYRAGTDEYPLLPLPVPPRRVGVFLDYEAQDISFYNVTNNGSHIFTFPHHPFPGRLLPYFSPCYSIGANNTAPLAICSLDGED, encoded by the exons ATGGATCCGGCAGCACTGGTGGAAGCCGTCGTGGAAGAACTGGCCTGTCCCATCTGCATGGCCTACCTGAGGGAGCCTGTGAGCATTGACTGTGGCCACAGCTTCTGCCACAGCTGTCTCGCTGGACTCTGGGAGGTCCCAGGAGAATCCCAGAACTGGGGTTACACATGTCCCCTCTGCCGGACTCCTGTCCaaccagggaacctgaggcctaATTGGCAGCTGGCCAACGTGGTAGAAAAAGTCTGCCTGCTAGGCCTGCACCCAGGAATGGGGCTGAAGGGTGATGTGTGTGAGCTCCATGGAGAACAGCTAAAGATGTTCTGCAAAGAGGATGGCCTGATAACATGTGAGACCTGCAGCCGGTCCTCTGAGCATGAGGCCCACAGCGTCGTGCCCATGGAGGATGTCGCCTGGGAGTACAAG TGGAAACTCCACGAGGCTTTGGAACACCTGAGGAAAGAGCAAGAAGAGGCCTGGAAGCTGGAAGTTGGTGAGAGGAAACGAACTGCCACCTGGAAG ATACAGGTGGAAACCCGAAAGCAGAGTATCGTGTGGGAGTTTGAGAAGTATCGGCAATTACTAAAGCACAAGCCACCAGGTCAGCAGCTGGAGACAGAGGCAGCCTCAGCTCTCGCCAGCCTGGAGCGGGAGGAGAGGGAGACGAGACAGAAACTGGAGCTGAATCACGATGCGCTCATCCAGCAGAGCCGGGTCCTGTGCCGGCTGATCGCAGAGCTGGAAGAGAGGTCTCAGAGGCCTGTCCGCTGGATGCTGCAG ggCATTCGGGAGGTCTTAAACAG GAGCAAGTCTTGGAGCTTCCAGCGGCCAGAACCAGTCTCCCTGGAACTGAAGACAGATTGCCGGGTGCCGGGCCTGAGAGAGATCCTGAAGACGTATGCAG CTGATGTGCGCCTTGATCCAGACACTGCTTATTCCCGCCTCATCGTATCTGAAGACAGAAAGTGCGTGCGCTATGGAGACACCAACCAGAAACTGCCCGACAATCCTGAGAGATTCTACCGCTATAACATCGTCCTGGGCAGCCAGTGCATCTCCTCAGGCCGGCACtactgggaggtggaggtgggagacagGTCTGAATGGGGCTTGGGAGTGTGTAAGGAAGATGTCGACCGGAAGGAGGTGGTCTATTTATCCCCCAACTATGGCTTCTGGGTGATAAGGCTGAGGAAGGGCAATGAGTACCGGGCAGGCACTGATGAATACCCCCTCCTGCCTTTGCCAGTCCCTCCCCGACGGGTGGGTGTCTTCCTGGATTATGAGGCCCAGGACATCTCCTTCTACAACGTGACCAACAACGGTTCCCACATTTTCACTTTCCCCCACCACCCCTTTCCTGGCCGCCTCCTGCCCTACTTTAGTCCTTGCTACAGCATCGGTGCCAACAACACCGCCCCTCTGGCCATCTGCTCCCTGGACGGAGAGGACTGA
- the LOC103304319 gene encoding olfactory receptor 51D1, protein MQKPQLLGSVMATPNETVVHPAYFLLVGIPGLGPNTHFWLAFPLCFMYALATLGNLAIVFIIRIERRLHEPMYLFLAMLSTIDLVLSSVTMPKMASLFLTGIQEIEFNVCLAQMFLIHALSAMESAVLLAMAFDRFVAICHPLRHASVLTGPTVAKIGLAALTRGFAFFFPLPFILKRLSYCQTHTVTHSFCLHQDIMKLSCTDTTVNVVYGLFIILSVMGVDSLLIGFSYILILRAVLELSSRGAALKAFNTCISHLCAVLVFYVPLIGLSVVHRLGGPTSLLHVMMANIYLLLPPVVNPIVYGAKTKEIRSRVLHMFSQGGR, encoded by the coding sequence ATGCAAAAGCCTCAGCTCTTAGGTTCTGTCATGGCTACTCCAAATGAAACTGTGGTCCACCCAGCATACTTCCTGCTGGTGGGCATCCCTGGCCTGGGACCTAACACTCACTTTTGGCTGGCTTTCCCACTGTGTTTTATGTATGCTTTGGCCACCCTGGGCAACCTGGCCATTGTCTTCATCATCCGCATAGAAAGGCGCCTGCATGAGCCCATGTACCTCTTCCTGGCCATGCTTTCCACCATTGACCtagtcctctcctctgtcaccatGCCCAAGATGGCCAGCCTCTTCCTGACAGGCATCCAGGAGATTGAATTCAATGTTTGTCTGGCCCAGATGTTCCTTATCCATGCTCTGTCCGCCATGGAGTCAGCTGTTCTGCTGGCTATGGCTTTTGATCGCTTTGTAGCCATCTGCCACCCGCTGCGCCATGCTTCTGTGCTCACAGGGCCTACTGTCGCCAAGATTGGACTagctgccctgaccaggggattTGCATTCTTCTTCCCACTGCCCTTCATCCTGAAGCGGTTGTCCTACTGCCAAACACATACTGTCACACACTCCTTCTGTTTGCACCAAGATATTATGAAGCTGTCCTGTACTGACACCACGGTCAACGTAGTGTATGGACTCTTCATCATCCTCTCAGTCATGGGTGTGGACTCCCTCCTCATTGGCTTCTCCTACATCCTCATCCTGAGGGCTGTGTTGGAGCTGTCTTCTCGGGGGGCAGCACTCAAGGCTTTCAACACCTGCATCTCCCATCTCTGTGCTGTTTTGGTCTTTTATGTACCCCTCATTGGGCTCTCAGTGGTGCATAGGCTGGGTGGCCCTACCTCCCTGCTCCATGTGATGATGGCTAATATCTATCTTCTGCTACCACCTGTGGTCAACCCCATTGTCTATGGAGCCAAGACCAAGGAGATCCGTTCACGGGTCCTCCACATGTTCTCACAGGGTGGCAGGTGA
- the LOC103304318 gene encoding olfactory receptor 51E1, with translation MVGPDGNESSATYFVLIGIPGLEEAQFWLAFPLFSLYLIAVLGNLTIIYIVWTEHSLHEPMYIFLCMLSGLDILISTSSMPKMMAIFWFNSTTIQFDACLLQMFAIHSLSGMESTVLLAMAFDRYVAICHPLRHATVLTLPRVAKIGMAAVVRGAALMAPLPVFLKQLPFCRSNILSHSYCLHQDVMKLACADIHVNVIYGLIVIISAIGLDSVLISLSYLLILKTVLGLTREAQTKAFGTCVSHVCAVFIFYVPFIGLSMVHRFGKRQDSLLPIIMANTYLLVPPVLNPIVYGVKTKEIRQRILRLFHVTPLTSDC, from the coding sequence ATGGTGGGCCCTGATGGCAATGAATCCAGTGCCACATATTTCGTTCTAATAGGCATCCCTGGCTTGGAAGAAGCTCAGTTTTGGTTGGCTTTCCCTTTATTCTCCCTTTACCTTATTGCTGTGCTAGGTAACTTGACAATCATCTACATTGTGTGGACTGAGCACAGCCTACATGAAcccatgtatatttttctttgcatGCTTTCTGGCCTTGACATCCTTATCTCTACTTCATCCATGCCCAAAATGATGGCCATCTTCTGGTTCAATTCTACTACCATCCAGTTTGATGCTTGTCTGCTACAGATGTTTGCCATCCATTCCTTATCTGGCATGGAGTCCACGGTATTGCTGGCAATGGCCTTTGACCGCTATGTGGCAATATGCCACCCACTCCGCCACGCTACTGTGTTAACATTGCCTCGTGTTGCCAAGATTGGAATGGCTGCCGTAGTACGAGGTGCTGCACTTATGGCCCCTCTGCCTGTCTTCCTCAAACAGCTGCCTTTCTGCCGCTCCAATATCCTTTCCCACTCCTACTGCCTACATCAAGATGTCATGAAGCTGGCCTGTGCTGACATCCACGTCAACGTCATCTACGGCCTCATCGTTATCATCTCTGCCATTGGCCTGGACTCAGTTCTCATCTCCTTATCATATCTGCTTATCCTCAAGACTGTGTTGGGCTTGACACGTGAAGCCCAGACAAAGGCATTTGGCACTTGTGTCTCTCATGTGTGTGCTGTTTTCATATTCTATGTACCGTTCATTGGATTATCTATGGTGCACCGCTTTGGCAAGCGGCAGGACTCCCTCCTGCCCATCATCATGGCCAACACCTACCTCCTTGTCCCTCCTGTGCTCAACCCTATTGTCTATGGAGTGAAGACAAAGGAAATCCGGCAGCGCATCCTTCGTCTTTTCCATGTGACACCCCTCACTTCAGATTGCTAG
- the LOC103304331 gene encoding olfactory receptor 51I2-like produces MLSSQSYVNISFFQPASFLMIGIPGLEAVHGWISIPFSCMYTVALTGNCLILLAVRRTPSLHQPMYYFLSMLALTDVGLTLSTMPTTLAVLWFDHRHITFNACLVQMFFLHSFSVVESSVLLAMSFDRFVAISNPLRYAAVLTNNVIFRIGLAVVARAMLSLFPVPFLLKRLNFCPNKIFLSHSFCFHPDVMRRACADITINIRYGLYVVVSTGGIDSLFIILSYTLILCTVLGLASPRERIRALSTCVSHILAVFVFFIPCITMSMIHRFGRHLPHIVHALVAYVYLMVPPVLNPIIYSVKSKPIREAMLRVLRWKGQG; encoded by the coding sequence ATGCTCTCTTCCCAATCCTATGTCAACATCTCCTTCTTCCAGCCAGCTTCCTTCCTGATGATTGGCATCCCAGGGCTGGAGGCCGTTCATGGCTGGATCTCCATTCCCTTCTCCTGCATGTACACTGTGGCCCTCACTGGAAACTGCCTCATCCTCCTGGCTGTGAGGAGGACTCCCAGCCTGCACCAGCCCATGTACTACTTCCTGTCCATGCTGGCTCTCACCGATGTGGGTCTCACCTTGTCCACAATGCCCACCACCCTGGCTGTGCTCTGGTTTGACCATCGTCACATCACCTTCAATGCTTGCCTGGTGCAGATGTTCTTCCTCCACTCCTTCTCTGTGGTGGAGTCCTCGGTGCTCCTGGCCATGTCATTTGACCGCTTTGTGGCCATCTCCAACCCCTTGCGCTATGCAGCTGTCCTCACAAACAATGTCATCTTCAGAATTGGACTGGCCGTTGTGGCCCGTGCTATGCTATCTCTCTTCCCAGTGCCATTCCTGCTTAAACGTTTGAACTTCTGCCCTAACAAGATCTTCTTGTCCCACTCATTCTGTTTCCATCCTGATGTAATGAGAAGAGCCTGTGCTGATATCACCATAAACATTCGCTATGGGCTTTATGtggttgtgtccactgggggcATAGACTCCCTGTTCATCATCCTGTCCTACACTCTCATCCTGTGCACAGTCCTGGGGCTGGCCTCCCCCCGGGAGCGCATCCGGGCCCTCAGCACCTGTGTCTCACACATCCTTGCTGTCTTTGTCTTCTTCATTCCATGCATCACCATGTCCATGATCCATCGTTTTGGAAGACACCTGCCTCACAttgtacatgccctggttgcctaTGTGTATCTGATGGTGCCCCCTGTACTCAACCCCATCATCTACAGTGTGAAATCCAAGCCCATCAGGGAGGCCATGCTCAGAGTGCTGAGGTGGAAGGGCCAAGGCTGA
- the LOC129151229 gene encoding olfactory receptor 51I2-like, with translation MLSSQSYVNISFFQPASFLMIGIPGLEAVHGWISIPFSCMYTAALTGNCLILLAVRRTPSLHQPMYYFLSMLALTDVGLTLSTMPTTLAVLWFDHRLIAFNACLVQMFFLHSFSVVESSVLLAMSFDRFVAISNPLRYAAVLTNNVIIRIGLAIVARATVSLFPGPFLLKRLNFCPGKMLLSHSFCFHADIMKNACADITVNILYGLYVVLSTVGVDSLLIVLSYTLILHTVIGLASPKERIQALNTCVSHILAVLVFYIPVIGISMIHRFGRHLPHIVHALIAYVYLVVPPVLNPIIYSVKSKPIREAMLRVLREKWQS, from the coding sequence ATGCTCTCTTCCCAATCCTATGTCAACATCTCCTTTTTCCAGCCAGCTTCCTTCCTGATGATTGGCATCCCAGGGCTAGAGGCCGTTCATGGCTGGATCTCCATTCCCTTCTCCTGTATGTACACTGCAGCCCTCACTGGAAACTGCCTTATCCTCCTGGCTGTGAGGAGGACTCCCAGCCTGCACCAGCCCATGTACTACTTCCTGTCCATGCTGGCTCTCACCGATGTGGGTCTCACCTTGTCCACAATGCCCACCACCCTGGCTGTGCTCTGGTTTGACCATCGTCTCATCGCCTTCAATGCTTGCCTGGTGCAGATGTTCTTCCTCCACTCCTTCTCTGTGGTGGAGTCCTCAGTGCTCCTGGCCATGTCATTTGACCGCTTTGTGGCCATCTCCAACCCCTTGCGCTATGCAGCTGTCCTCACAAACAATGTTATCATCAGAATTGGACTGGCCATTGTGGCTAGAGCCACTGTGTCCCTCTTCCCAGGACCCTTCTTACTGAAGCGACTGAACTTTTGCCCTGGCAAGATGCTCTTGTCCCATTCATTCTGTTTCCATGCCGATATCATGAAAAATGCCTGTGCTGATATTACTGTCAATATCCTTTATGGGCTGTATGTAGTTCTGTCCACGGTGGGTGTAGACTCCTTGCTTATTGTACTATCTTATACCCTTATTCTTCATACAGTGATTGGTCTGGCTTCTCCCAAGGAACGCATTCAGGCCCTCAACACTTGTGTTTCTCATATCTTAGCTGTTCTGGTTTTCTACATACCAGTTATAGGTATATCCATGATCCACCGTTTTGGAAGGCACCTGCCTCACATTGTACATGCTCTTATTGCCTATGTGTACCTGGTAGTTCCCCCTGTACTTAACCCCATCATCTACAGTGTGAAATCCAAGCCCATCAGGGAGGCCATGCTCAGAGTGTTGAGGGAGAAGTGGCAAAGCTGA